A single genomic interval of Anser cygnoides isolate HZ-2024a breed goose chromosome 7, Taihu_goose_T2T_genome, whole genome shotgun sequence harbors:
- the C7H10orf95 gene encoding uncharacterized protein C10orf95 homolog — MYQSAFVPREFCPAVVPPPAYTYLPLRAGRAEEAAGSVMFPPIHMHNFYSRPVTFVVDRNGYPDYAGGQVEYHHLYGASHPYFPPYYAWHFPPVLPIPLYNPYPSYSPYAAYQRADQYRDTWPEGFTMRGELQWGKLGKVFGPRKELPEFVKDDLRRVYGTYPRTSVSITYRKGEFLVKGDPKVGEQEYTVEKKVIQRALTPSASEADDSSEDRNRKKKKKLRH; from the coding sequence ATGTACCAGTCCGCCTTCGTGCCGCGGGAGTTCTGCCCGGCCGTCGTCCCGCCGCCCGCCTACACCTACCTGCCCCTACGGGCGGGGAGAGCGGAAGAGGCCGCCGGCTCCGTGATGTTCCCCCCCATCCACATGCACAACTTCTACAGCCGCCCCGTCACCTTCGTGGTGGACAGGAACGGCTACCCTGACTACGCGGGAGGCCAGGTGGAGTATCATCACCTCTACGGTGCCTCCCACCCCTACTTCCCCCCGTACTACGCCTGGCACTTCCCCCCTGTGCTCCCCATCCCTCTGTACAACCCCTATCCAAGCTACAGTCCCTACGCCGCCTACCAGAGGGCGGATCAGTATCGAGACACGTGGCCGGAAGGCTTCACGATGAGAGGGGAGCTTCAGTGGGGGAAGCTTGGGAAGGTGTTTGGGCCGAGGAAAGAGCTCCCGGAATTCGTGAAGGATGATCTGCGGAGGGTTTATGGCACCTACCCACGGACCAGCGTCTCCATAACCTACCGGAAAGGGGAGTTCTTGGTCAAGGGAGACCCCAAGGTAGGAGAGCAGGAATATACGGTGGAAAAAAAGGTCATCCAGAGGGCCCTGACCCCCAGCGCCAGCGAGGCGGACGACAGCAGCGAGGACCGGAATcggaagaagaaaaagaaactgcgACACTGA